In Nevskiales bacterium, the sequence GACAGCTACCTGGCGCTGATCGAGCAGCTGGGCCTGAAGCTCGTGATCGCCACCGACACGCACACCCATGCCGACCACGTCACTGCCCTGGGCGACCTGCGCCTGGCCACCGGCTGCGTGACGATGATGGGCGAG encodes:
- a CDS encoding MBL fold metallo-hydrolase, coding for MIFRQLFDRESSTYTYLLASRPGGEALLIDPVKEQTDSYLALIEQLGLKLVIATDTHTHADHVTALGDLRLATGCVTMMGE